From the Pleurocapsa sp. PCC 7319 genome, one window contains:
- a CDS encoding DUF6573 family protein, whose translation MIFQPSDLIHSYTHQQAIEDGFQVCVSDQFPNDTRMFRFPVYFTAEVWKLSQGKGAIVWDICYMAALASKSQQNDSSFIQFSVIVNGAERKPDAKEDTLPCYRLSAQIGPQDIDDPAPVITIMFPDET comes from the coding sequence ATGATATTTCAACCATCAGACCTCATTCACTCTTATACTCACCAGCAAGCTATTGAGGACGGGTTTCAAGTTTGCGTTAGCGATCAATTTCCCAACGATACTAGAATGTTTCGATTCCCCGTTTACTTTACTGCTGAAGTCTGGAAACTCTCTCAGGGAAAAGGTGCGATTGTCTGGGACATCTGCTATATGGCTGCTTTAGCTTCTAAGAGCCAACAAAATGATAGCTCATTCATCCAATTTTCCGTCATTGTTAATGGAGCAGAAAGAAAACCTGATGCCAAAGAAGATACACTACCTTGCTATCGTCTCTCTGCTCAAATTGGACCACAAGATATCGATGATCCTGCACCCGTAATCACCATCATGTTTCCCGACGAAACATAA
- a CDS encoding VapE domain-containing protein produces MSNTFAPNINSKHASEWVAGSGVSEEMVKLNPKSISEKKEIAKLLNWSNYLGSPGWYVNSVDLETGQLREFGQFKPNKAIQFPDGEKPVKYFTFPKGRENEVILLIPDQTAWSKIAKRYNVPILPEDIDESRLDKGFWKWIHNNSQIPIEVTEGAKKAGCLLANGLVGLCLTGVWNGKVKRSLKAIPTLAPFLANGRGIHLLFDSDVAVKPQVQEALKTIGYLAQRAGCIVGVGTWEYSEATKGLDDLVVNQGVEALEEVIENIQPYKEWLKSISSANTNASKMQSRNTATAALLDYVRDKYSDRLRLNELEMQIELDGKPFNLERFYLHLAEHDRLEVNKTKAIDVCTQVAEENTYNPVAEYLNQVARNSELADIDSLSTKFFGTSDPIYDIFLKKTLIAAVARVYAPGCKHDNTLVLQGEQGIGKSTFFDVLAGDWFGDSMKSGKDKDDLLVLRRSWIQEWGELDKIFSKRQAGDLKAFLSCRKDTFREPYARTTKDYPRHSIIVGSVNDSSFLVDSTGNRRYWVIPVEKKEIDIKRLKKERDAIWASAVAAYREGETWWLSKEEEKRNLNNNSRFQIIDEWAGFVADYIRNRTGVSISQVLLDVFDFELNKIGRREQMRVANILQMLNWRKVGQKLHRGKRQVVWQEASTIPSVGIAEVLQPESQSQQGLSIPTIPTTPNSQTFNSELREVVDSENINSERKDFSEGVKPIQGEESIPAAIPVGEGIDRAKKWSDYPHPSKDEYTIKNRARKVVERIFDCSTRAELINLYACGQITAAEVKWLRENYLTSAQCERLNQIENTEQGNIFKQDGFLHLKQQITKQVRRLGWSKQKAIAYIQERYGVSNRVEMSIAQLREMKDCLALMSS; encoded by the coding sequence ATGAGTAATACATTTGCACCAAACATCAATTCTAAGCACGCTAGCGAATGGGTTGCTGGGAGTGGGGTTTCAGAAGAGATGGTCAAGCTGAATCCCAAGAGTATTAGCGAGAAAAAAGAAATTGCCAAGTTACTGAACTGGAGTAATTATCTAGGGAGTCCAGGATGGTACGTCAATTCGGTAGATTTAGAAACGGGACAACTAAGAGAATTTGGACAATTCAAGCCAAATAAAGCAATCCAGTTTCCAGATGGCGAGAAGCCAGTAAAGTATTTTACGTTTCCTAAAGGACGGGAAAATGAAGTAATTCTGTTGATTCCCGACCAAACGGCATGGTCAAAGATAGCCAAAAGATACAATGTGCCAATTCTGCCAGAAGATATCGACGAATCAAGACTGGACAAAGGGTTTTGGAAATGGATACATAATAACTCCCAAATACCCATCGAAGTAACAGAGGGAGCGAAGAAAGCGGGTTGTTTGTTGGCGAATGGATTGGTGGGCTTATGTTTAACGGGGGTATGGAACGGGAAGGTTAAGCGCTCGCTAAAAGCGATTCCGACTCTAGCCCCATTTTTGGCTAACGGTAGGGGAATTCATCTACTGTTTGATTCGGATGTGGCAGTTAAGCCTCAAGTACAAGAAGCACTCAAAACAATTGGATATCTTGCCCAGAGAGCGGGATGTATAGTGGGAGTTGGAACTTGGGAATATTCAGAAGCCACGAAAGGACTAGACGATTTGGTAGTAAATCAAGGAGTCGAAGCGTTGGAAGAAGTAATCGAAAACATCCAGCCATACAAAGAATGGCTCAAATCTATCTCATCTGCCAACACCAACGCTTCAAAAATGCAGTCAAGAAATACAGCGACCGCAGCCCTGTTAGATTACGTGAGAGACAAATATAGCGATCGCTTACGGTTAAACGAACTAGAAATGCAGATTGAATTAGATGGAAAGCCGTTTAATCTAGAGCGGTTTTATCTACATTTGGCAGAACACGATCGCCTGGAGGTAAATAAGACAAAAGCGATCGATGTATGTACACAAGTAGCAGAAGAAAACACCTACAATCCAGTAGCGGAGTATCTAAACCAAGTTGCCCGTAATAGTGAACTTGCGGATATAGATTCTTTATCAACTAAGTTTTTCGGGACATCAGATCCTATTTACGATATTTTTCTGAAAAAGACTTTAATTGCAGCAGTAGCGAGAGTGTATGCCCCTGGATGTAAGCATGACAATACATTGGTACTGCAAGGAGAACAAGGAATAGGCAAATCAACATTTTTTGATGTGTTGGCGGGAGATTGGTTTGGCGATTCGATGAAGTCAGGAAAAGATAAGGACGATCTTTTGGTGCTACGCAGGTCTTGGATTCAAGAATGGGGGGAGCTTGACAAAATCTTCTCCAAGAGACAGGCAGGAGATTTAAAGGCATTCCTGAGCTGCCGAAAAGATACATTTCGAGAGCCATATGCACGCACTACAAAAGACTATCCTCGACACTCAATAATAGTAGGTTCGGTTAACGATTCAAGTTTCTTGGTAGATTCGACAGGAAATAGGCGTTATTGGGTGATTCCCGTAGAGAAAAAGGAAATAGATATCAAACGATTGAAAAAAGAAAGAGATGCTATTTGGGCTTCTGCTGTGGCAGCATATCGGGAAGGAGAGACATGGTGGTTGTCAAAAGAAGAGGAAAAAAGAAATCTCAACAATAATTCTCGTTTCCAAATAATAGATGAATGGGCAGGTTTCGTTGCTGATTATATTCGGAATAGAACAGGGGTATCAATATCACAAGTACTGCTGGATGTATTTGATTTTGAGCTGAATAAGATCGGTCGTAGAGAACAAATGCGGGTAGCGAATATTCTCCAGATGTTAAATTGGCGCAAAGTGGGACAAAAATTACATCGAGGAAAAAGACAAGTAGTTTGGCAGGAGGCTTCGACTATACCTTCTGTAGGTATAGCAGAGGTGTTGCAGCCCGAAAGCCAGTCACAGCAAGGCTTGTCTATACCTACTATACCTACTACACCTAATTCTCAAACTTTTAATTCAGAGTTAAGAGAAGTAGTAGATAGTGAAAATATAAACTCTGAAAGAAAAGATTTCTCAGAAGGGGTTAAACCCATACAGGGTGAGGAATCTATACCTGCTGCTATACCTGTTGGTGAAGGTATAGATCGCGCTAAAAAATGGTCAGATTACCCTCATCCGAGCAAAGACGAATACACAATTAAAAACAGAGCGAGAAAAGTAGTAGAAAGAATTTTTGACTGTAGCACCAGGGCGGAACTAATCAATTTATACGCCTGTGGTCAAATTACGGCAGCAGAAGTGAAATGGTTGAGAGAAAATTATCTGACTTCGGCTCAATGCGAACGCCTTAATCAGATAGAGAATACAGAACAGGGAAATATATTTAAACAGGACGGATTTTTACACCTGAAACAGCAGATTACGAAGCAGGTTAGAAGACTTGGCTGGAGCAAGCAAAAAGCGATCGCCTATATTCAAGAAAGATATGGGGTCAGTAATAGAGTTGAGATGAGCATCGCTCAACTGAGGGAGATGAAAGATTGTCTTGCTCTAATGTCGAGTTAA
- a CDS encoding helix-turn-helix transcriptional regulator: protein MKLSFAQWFKLRRNLVDVTQAQIAKALDVRPQTVSNWEKGVSQPSLNPEQTLKLCSILKINLEDLAKGFRGEVSVEE from the coding sequence ATGAAACTTTCTTTTGCTCAGTGGTTTAAGTTGCGTAGGAATTTAGTTGACGTAACTCAAGCTCAAATTGCAAAAGCACTAGATGTTAGACCCCAAACTGTTAGTAACTGGGAAAAAGGAGTATCTCAGCCCAGCTTAAATCCAGAGCAGACATTAAAACTCTGCTCAATACTAAAAATTAATCTTGAAGATTTAGCTAAAGGCTTTCGAGGAGAGGTATCAGTAGAAGAGTAG
- a CDS encoding type II toxin-antitoxin system RelE/ParE family toxin: MKKPVVWLGNSLDELRKFPDHVRDEMGYALYLAQMGDKHQNSKPLRGFKGAGVLEIVDNFNGDTYRTVYTVKLAGVVYVLHAFQKKSKKGIATPPKDMELIKKRLKLAIETHQANQR, from the coding sequence GTGAAAAAACCTGTAGTTTGGCTGGGAAACTCCCTTGATGAGCTGCGGAAATTTCCTGATCATGTGCGAGATGAAATGGGCTATGCTCTATATTTGGCACAAATGGGTGATAAACACCAGAACTCAAAGCCTCTAAGGGGTTTTAAAGGTGCGGGAGTTTTAGAGATAGTTGATAATTTTAATGGGGATACTTATAGAACTGTTTACACGGTGAAGTTGGCAGGTGTAGTTTATGTACTCCATGCCTTTCAAAAGAAGTCAAAAAAAGGTATTGCCACCCCTCCAAAGGATATGGAGTTAATCAAGAAAAGACTAAAGTTAGCTATTGAAACCCATCAAGCAAACCAAAGATAA